A stretch of Desulfobacter hydrogenophilus DNA encodes these proteins:
- a CDS encoding cytochrome c3 family protein, with protein sequence MEIILVSLTLLTLIILVVLVGTKGKPLTLVSQFHSFSAQVKKNKIQLLVLSALIILVVLFAYVYYIMPHVNAGPVQPIAFSHRLHAGNKKIDCRFCHSYVDRSVHPGIPPVEKCLYCHNFIIPNHPEIRKEHNYFDTQTPTPWKKVFYVPEHVMFNHERHIKKQFECEACHGDVEGTDRLKRHEFKMGFCVQCHRKEEANLDCWLSCHN encoded by the coding sequence ATGGAAATAATACTGGTATCCCTGACACTCTTAACGCTAATCATTTTAGTTGTTCTGGTGGGAACAAAAGGCAAACCCCTGACTCTTGTCTCCCAGTTTCATTCTTTTTCAGCCCAGGTAAAAAAAAATAAAATCCAATTGCTTGTCTTAAGTGCCTTGATTATCCTGGTTGTTCTATTTGCCTATGTCTACTATATCATGCCCCATGTGAATGCAGGGCCGGTTCAGCCCATCGCTTTCAGCCACAGGCTCCATGCAGGCAACAAAAAAATTGACTGCCGTTTCTGTCATTCATATGTGGACAGGTCCGTCCATCCCGGAATTCCGCCGGTGGAAAAATGTCTTTACTGTCACAACTTTATTATTCCCAATCACCCGGAAATCAGAAAAGAACACAATTACTTTGATACCCAGACGCCCACACCGTGGAAAAAGGTTTTTTATGTGCCCGAACATGTCATGTTCAACCATGAACGCCACATAAAAAAACAGTTTGAGTGTGAAGCCTGTCACGGGGACGTTGAAGGAACTGACAGGCTTAAGCGTCACGAATTTAAAATGGGGTTTTGTGTCCAATGTCACAGGAAAGAAGAAGCTAACTTAGACTGCTGGCTTTCCTGTCACAACTAA
- a CDS encoding cbb3-type cytochrome c oxidase subunit I: MFVLPEKPTQPDTATYMTAKGFCLTSAVWMMVATLAGFIAAIELVAPDLTGNIAWLLFSRLRPMHVNLVLFGFVTPGLLGSSFYLVPRLLRTELYSERLGVFTVVLWNIALVALVVSLAAGFTQGREYAEMIWPIDVGIVIAFCLIFLNLMMTVKNRQEKILYVSVWYVLAGILLTTCTYCLGNVIWQPDSGALVGIPDAILLWFYGHNVFGLLLTPLAAAVVYYIIPQVCRTPLYSHTLSLLGFWALIVIYTHIGTHHLLQVPVPTWLKVVAIVDSIAMVIPVMAFLINIWYTARGKLGLISEDIGGKFVFTGTIMYFIVSIRGSMMALPDVQRVTHFSHWVVGHAHVGVLGFAGMIALGGMYFTLPRITGKPLFSPFLANFQYWMVLIGVVGFTIVLTISGLIQGNAWLNGETVYRVLPEIHIYNIVRASLGLLIFLSALSGFYNIFRSLFSTAGETS, translated from the coding sequence GTGTTTGTTTTGCCTGAGAAACCAACCCAACCCGATACTGCGACCTACATGACAGCCAAGGGGTTTTGCCTGACCTCCGCTGTCTGGATGATGGTGGCCACGCTGGCAGGATTTATTGCGGCCATAGAGCTTGTGGCCCCTGATTTAACCGGCAACATTGCTTGGCTCCTCTTTTCAAGACTTCGTCCCATGCATGTGAACCTGGTATTGTTCGGGTTTGTTACCCCGGGCCTTCTGGGCAGTTCATTTTATCTGGTTCCCCGGTTGCTGCGCACCGAGCTTTACAGTGAACGGCTGGGCGTATTTACGGTTGTCCTGTGGAATATTGCCCTGGTCGCCCTGGTGGTCAGTCTTGCCGCAGGCTTTACCCAGGGCCGGGAATACGCTGAAATGATCTGGCCCATTGATGTTGGTATTGTCATCGCCTTCTGCCTTATTTTTTTAAATTTGATGATGACGGTAAAAAACAGGCAGGAAAAAATCCTGTATGTATCTGTCTGGTATGTGCTGGCAGGCATCCTTCTGACCACCTGTACCTACTGCCTGGGCAACGTTATCTGGCAGCCGGACTCCGGCGCCCTGGTCGGCATTCCCGATGCCATTCTTCTCTGGTTTTACGGACACAATGTGTTTGGACTTTTGTTGACGCCTTTGGCTGCGGCCGTTGTTTATTACATTATTCCCCAGGTCTGCCGGACACCGTTGTACAGTCATACGCTGTCCCTCCTGGGATTCTGGGCATTGATTGTCATTTATACCCATATCGGAACCCATCACCTGCTGCAGGTGCCGGTTCCCACCTGGCTTAAAGTGGTCGCCATTGTTGACAGTATTGCCATGGTGATTCCGGTGATGGCCTTTCTCATCAATATCTGGTACACGGCCAGGGGAAAGCTTGGATTGATCAGTGAAGACATCGGTGGAAAATTTGTTTTTACCGGGACCATCATGTATTTTATCGTCAGTATCCGGGGATCAATGATGGCACTGCCCGATGTCCAGCGAGTGACCCATTTCAGCCACTGGGTTGTAGGCCACGCCCATGTCGGCGTTCTCGGATTTGCCGGAATGATTGCTCTGGGAGGTATGTATTTTACCCTCCCGAGAATAACGGGTAAACCGCTCTTCAGTCCATTTCTGGCCAATTTCCAATACTGGATGGTATTGATCGGCGTGGTCGGATTTACCATCGTGTTAACCATTTCCGGACTCATTCAGGGCAATGCCTGGCTGAACGGAGAAACCGTGTACCGGGTACTCCCCGAAATCCACATATACAATATTGTCCGGGCGTCCCTGGGTCTGTTAATTTTTCTGTCCGCCCTGTCAGGGTTTTATAATATTTTCAGATCACTCTTTTCAACTGCCGGAGAAACATCATGA
- a CDS encoding cbb3-type cytochrome c oxidase subunit II has product MKMTPAAIVFGSLLILIAVVSVVIILPYADTSKTIPSDLFRTRTAMEEQGRALYISNGCVYCHTQSIRSVDWGLGAERLAQAGDYLKDYPILLGSQRTGPDLSQEGGEHPDDWHQAHFTNPRYTRPLSVMPPFEFLKQDNLDILIRYTQSLGLKNADLRMERQTLWKKRSVEAYTAGVNENVAWLHENVPKGWREIPTPYAASEASLARGEKIYQDFCFGCHGPVGDGMGPAQPYLNPPPLNFTILKGRGISGGIIYYQIMNGITGTAMPYFKRELESEKIWDVGNYIAKYFINEIDANKEPKGIDAAYE; this is encoded by the coding sequence ATGAAAATGACACCTGCGGCCATCGTCTTCGGCAGCCTTCTTATCCTTATTGCAGTGGTATCGGTGGTCATTATTCTTCCCTATGCCGACACAAGCAAAACCATTCCTTCGGACCTGTTCAGAACCCGGACGGCCATGGAAGAACAAGGACGGGCTCTTTATATCAGTAACGGATGCGTTTACTGCCATACCCAGTCGATCCGATCGGTGGACTGGGGACTGGGGGCAGAAAGGCTGGCCCAGGCCGGGGATTATCTAAAGGATTATCCCATTCTCCTGGGCTCCCAGAGGACAGGCCCGGACCTGTCCCAGGAAGGCGGAGAGCATCCGGATGACTGGCATCAGGCTCATTTTACAAACCCCAGATATACACGACCCCTGTCCGTCATGCCGCCATTTGAATTTTTGAAACAGGACAATCTGGACATATTGATCCGGTATACCCAGAGCCTGGGGCTCAAGAATGCAGACCTGCGAATGGAGAGACAAACCCTCTGGAAAAAAAGATCCGTTGAGGCATATACCGCGGGTGTAAATGAAAACGTTGCATGGCTTCATGAAAATGTCCCCAAGGGCTGGCGGGAAATCCCCACACCCTATGCGGCATCCGAGGCGAGCCTTGCAAGGGGGGAAAAAATCTACCAGGATTTCTGTTTTGGCTGCCACGGACCTGTGGGAGACGGCATGGGTCCGGCCCAGCCCTATCTGAATCCACCACCGTTGAACTTTACCATCCTCAAAGGCCGGGGGATCAGTGGGGGAATTATCTACTATCAGATCATGAACGGCATTACCGGAACGGCCATGCCTTACTTTAAACGGGAACTGGAATCAGAAAAAATATGGGATGTGGGAAACTATATTGCCAAATATTTTATTAATGAGATCGATGCAAATAAAGAACCCAAAGGTATTGATGCCGCATATGAATAA
- the ccoS gene encoding cbb3-type cytochrome oxidase assembly protein CcoS, giving the protein MYYPFFLAYILTGLFIGVAVFVWALKTGQFADQQRARFLAMEETTHQTVPSAKAGRDIYCLFFLALAAIGASFALVGYALFFR; this is encoded by the coding sequence ATGTATTATCCATTTTTTCTGGCATATATCCTGACCGGACTTTTTATCGGCGTTGCCGTGTTTGTATGGGCACTGAAAACCGGACAATTCGCCGACCAGCAGCGGGCAAGATTTTTGGCCATGGAGGAGACCACACATCAGACCGTGCCGTCAGCAAAGGCCGGACGTGATATCTATTGTCTCTTTTTCCTGGCCCTTGCAGCCATTGGGGCAAGCTTTGCCCTGGTGGGCTATGCCCTTTTTTTCCGATAG
- a CDS encoding c-type cytochrome — MKKVLVIAIFVSLVLTGVYTVITLYDSNLKAGRMYQTPVVRPHEEPELIMDKRTIADKKSEALIRELLKTGFTLKPAGPAQEMLAKGEKDYQAFCSHCHGPKMDGLGTVGQSFFPLPTDLTGEKAVAMSDGELFAFISYGSKKAPALASSMSVESREAVIRYIRHIQKMGHGSS; from the coding sequence ATGAAAAAGGTGCTGGTTATTGCAATCTTTGTGTCGCTGGTTTTAACAGGGGTCTATACGGTCATTACCCTGTATGATTCAAATTTAAAAGCCGGAAGAATGTATCAAACCCCGGTGGTTCGGCCCCATGAAGAACCGGAGCTTATAATGGACAAACGAACCATTGCCGACAAAAAAAGTGAGGCCCTGATCAGGGAATTGCTGAAAACAGGTTTTACCTTAAAACCGGCTGGGCCGGCTCAAGAGATGCTGGCCAAAGGTGAAAAGGATTACCAGGCATTCTGTTCCCATTGTCACGGTCCCAAAATGGACGGGCTTGGCACCGTGGGACAAAGTTTTTTTCCCCTGCCCACGGACCTGACCGGTGAGAAAGCCGTTGCCATGAGTGATGGGGAATTATTTGCCTTTATCAGCTATGGCAGCAAAAAAGCACCTGCCCTGGCAAGTTCCATGTCTGTTGAAAGCCGGGAAGCGGTTATCCGGTATATCCGGCACATACAGAAAATGGGCCACGGATCATCCTAA